From Mya arenaria isolate MELC-2E11 chromosome 1, ASM2691426v1, a single genomic window includes:
- the LOC128226748 gene encoding uncharacterized protein LOC128226748: MAKFPTDDKLRKLWIKRLKAVSPNFVSSLKNDRLCSVHFANGKYTKENPVPCVFIINNKEKIFKLSKVESSEPAYKCNDEDQEAENEEYDGPDCTLTTSSVSEYASIKFPDYAGQIEFTVQKTLNKDTQADKVGVSFSSQMKGTSSVSVTKCSVSTQTDFETPLCKCMSKTTSKVGVQVNKPDLTVEDIKSNKMCMFYTGLPNVETFHLLFDEMDDVESHTNRCGNGENKGRPRALRLIDEFFLVLMRLRLGLLLEDLARRFHVSKSTCSNITNQWISYMSVKLSTLVAWPSRKTLKVTIPQKFKRKYPNCRIIIDCTEFYTETPQSLANKSMMYSHYKSHMTWKALLGISPSGIITFVSDLWSGSISDKQLTIKSGLLDLCEAGDGIMADKGFLISDLTTPRGMHLIIPPLKLQKFNRRQVEETRRIANLRIDVERAMERVKNFRILQGVMPITLSKQASKILKICVALSNLLPPLVHDDED; the protein is encoded by the exons ATGGCAAA ATTCCCAACGGACGATAAGCTCAGAAAACTCTGGATTAAACGTCTGAAAGCTGTCAGTCCAAACTTTGTGTCAAGTTTGAAAAACGATCGCCTTTGTTCTGTTCACTTCGCCAACGGCAAATACACAAAGGAAAACCCCGTTCCGTGTGTGTTTATCATAAACAACAAggaaaagatatttaaattatcaaag gTGGAAAGTTCAGAACCGGCATACAAATGTAATGACGAAGACCAAGAGGCGGAGAATGAAGAGTATGATGGGCCAGACTGTACGTTAACTACAAGCAGTGTATCCGAGTATGCTTCAATCAAGTTCCCTGACTATGCTGGCCAGATTGAATTTACTGTACAGAAAACGCTGAATAAAGACACACAGGCTGACAAAGTAGGAGTGTCCTTTTCTTCTCAGATGAAAGGGACTAGTTCAGTTTCAGTTACTAAGTGTAGTGTTTCAACACAAACAGACTTTGAAACTCcattatgtaaatgtatgtcaaaaacaacTTCTAAAGTTGGAGTACAAGTTAACAAACCTGACCTGACTGTGgaagacattaaaagtaatAAGATGTGTATGTTTTACACAGGTCTACCTAATGTGGAaacttttcatttactttttgatgaaatgGATGATGTAGAGAGTCACACAAATAGATGCGGAAATGGAGAAAACAAGGGCCGGCCAAGAGCGCTACGACTTATTGATGAATTTTTTTTAGTGTTGATGCGTTTAAGATTAGGGCTTCTTCTTGAGGACTTAGCAAGGAGATTCCATGTGTCGAAATCAACATGTTCAAACATAACAAACCAGTGGATTTCATACATGAGTGTGAAACTGTCAACATTAGTTGCTTGGCCATCCAGAAAGACATTAAAAGTTACAATTCCACAGAAGTTCAAACGGAAATACCCGAACTGCCGCATAATAATTGACTGCACTGAGTTCTACACAGAAACACCACAATCACTTGCTAACAAATCAATGATGTACTCACACTACAAGTCACATATGACTTGGAAGGCACTTTTAGGAATAAGTCCATCTGGAATTATAACTTTCGTTTCGGACCTATGGAGTGGAAGCATTAGCGATAAACAGTTGACAATTAAGTCAGGACTCCTTGATTTGTGTGAAGCTGGTGATGGGATAATGGCTGATAAGGGTTTTCTAATATCGGATTTGACAACACCACGCGGCATGCATCTGATTATTCCACCATTGAAATTACAAAAGTTTAACCGCCGACAAGTTGAAGAAACAAGGAGAATCGCAAACTTGCGAATTGACGTAGAACGTGCTATGGAAAGAGTGAAAAACTTCAGGATTTTGCAAGGTGTAATGCCTATAACATTGTCTAAGCAAGCATCAAAAATCCTGAAAATTTGTGTTGCTCTGTCAAATTTGTTGCCACCATTAGTACATGATGATGAAGATTGA